Proteins encoded within one genomic window of Naumovozyma dairenensis CBS 421 chromosome 6, complete genome:
- the FAS2 gene encoding trifunctional fatty acid synthase subunit FAS2 (similar to Saccharomyces cerevisiae FAS2 (YPL231W); ancestral locus Anc_6.257), with translation MVMKPEVEQELAHVLLTELLAYQFASPVRWIETQDVFLKDLNTERIVEIGPSPTLAGMAQRTLKNKYESYDAALSLQRQVLCYSKDAKEIYYTPDPVAAEEEQKPEEPSSSTPAAAPTPVAVSSAPVAVAAAAPAVTAAELPDEPVKATLILHTLVAHKLKKPLDAIPMSKTIKDLVGGKSTVQNEILGDLGKEFGSTPEKPEETPLDELAETFQDTFSGVLGKQSTSLISRLISSKMPGGFTITVARKYLQTRWGLASGRQDSTLLVALSNEPASRLANEAEAKSFLDTNAQKYAAIAGVDLSAAASGASTGGTATAGAAGGATIDAAQFDELTKDHKVLARQQLQVLARYLKMDLDNGERKFLKEKDTVKSLQDQLDFLTEELGEFFVNGLSTSFSRKKARVFDSSWNWAKQSLLHLYFEIIHGVLKNVDREVVSEAINIMNRSNETLIKFMEYHVSNTDETKGENYKMAKTLGEQLIENCKEVLDMDPVYKDISKPTGPKTVIDKNGNIKYTEEPREKVRKLSQYIQEMALGGPLTKESQITIEEDLTRVYKAINAQASSQHISDSTKLEFEKLYGELMTFLANSKEIDASQTTQLAGGEGEEDTLDTDSTKEVASLQKKSTISKTVSSTIPRETVPFLHLKKKLANGSWKYDRHLSTMFLDGLEKAAINGVTFKDKYVLITGAGKGSIGGEILQGLLQGGAKVIATTLGVTKATMDYFQSQYAKYGGKGSTLVVVPFNQGSKLDCEALINYIYDDEKAGGLGWDLDAIIPFAAIPENGIEIDGIDSKSEFAHRIMLTNIFRIMGCVKKQKSAKGIETRPAQVILPMSPNHGTFGADGLYSESKLSLETLFNRWHSESWANQLTVCGAIIGWTRGTGLMSGNNIIAEGIEKMGVRTFSQKEMAFNLLGLLTPEVVNLCQKSPVMADLNGGLQFLKDLKDFTRKLRSDLTETSEIRKAVSIETALEHKVVNGDNADAAYSKVEVQPRANIQLDFPTLKSYKDIKAQVAPELEGLLDLEKVIVVTGFAEIGPWGSARTRWQMEAYGEFSLEGCVEMAWMMGLIKYHNGNLKGRPYTGWVDAKTNEPVDDKDVKARYEKFILDHAGIRLIEPELFNGYNPEKKHMIQEIIVEENMEPFEASKETAEQFKHEHGDKVDIFEIPETGEYSVRLLKGATLYIPKALRFDRLVAGQIPSGWNAKTYGISDDIISQVDPITLFVLVSVVEAFIASGINDPYEMYQYVHVSEVGNCSGSGMGGVSALRGMFKDRYKDEPVQNDILQESFINTMSAWVNMLLISSSGPIKTPVGACATAVESVDIGAETILSGKAKICIVGGYDDFQEEGSYEFGNMKATSNTLDEFEQGRSPGEMSRPATTTRNGFMEAQGAGIQIIMNADLALKMGVPIYGIVALTATATDKIGRSVPAPGKGILTTAREHHGNLKFPTPLLNIKYRKRQLVAREVQIKQWVENELELLKYEVEEVSPEDEKEFFIERTKEIEKEAAKQLKAAQSQWGNEFYKNDPRIAPLRGALATYGLTVDDLGVASFHGTSTKANDKNESSTLNEMMKHLGRSEGNPVIGVFQKFLTGHPKGAAGAWMMNGALQILNSSVIPGNRNADNIDKVLEQYEYVLFPSKSLKTNGVKAVSITSFGFGQKGAQAIVIHPDYLYAAIDESRYNEYAQKVTNREKAAYKYFHNGMINSKLFVSKEHAPYSDELEECVYLDPLARVTPDKKDGALTFNNKSIQNEGSYATDLNKETAVVVGELTRNAVTSSSKADTNVGVDVELITSINVENDTFIERNFTTKEIKYAKSQPSIQSSFAGIWSAKEAVFKSLGVKSQGAGASLKDIEISRVNGNAPVVVLHGEAKVAADKVGVSNVKVSISHDDFQSVAVAIATKK, from the coding sequence ATGGTCATGAAACCTGAAGTTGAGCAAGAATTGGCTCACGTCCTTTTGACTGAATTGTTAGCTTATCAATTCGCATCCCCAGTCAGATGGATTGAAACCCAAGATGTATTCTTAAAAGACTTGAACACTGAAAGAATCGTCGAAATTGGTCCATCCCCAACTTTAGCAGGGATGGCTCAAAGAAccttgaaaaataaatacgAATCTTATGATGCTGCTTTATCTTTACAAAGACAAGTCCTATGTTACTCAAAGGATGCTAAAGAAATTTACTATACTCCAGATCCGGTAGCtgctgaagaagaacaaaagcCTGAAGAACCTTCTTCCTCTACCCCAGCTGCTGCTCCAACTCCTGTCGCTGTTTCATCTGCGcctgttgctgttgctgctgctgcgCCTGCCGTTACTGCTGCTGAATTACCTGACGAACCTGTTAAAGCCACCTTAATCTTACATACATTAGTTGCTCACAAATTGAAGAAGCCATTGGACGCAATTCCAATGTCTAAGACCATCAAAGATTTAGTTGGTGGTAAATCTACAgttcaaaatgaaattcTTGGTGATTTAGGTAAAGAATTCGGTTCCACCCCAGAAAAACCAGAAGAGACTCCATTAGATGAGCTAGCTGAAACATTCCAAGATACATTCTCTGGTGTTTTAGGTAAACAGTCTACTTCATTAATCTCAAGATTAATTTCATCCAAGATGCCTGGTGGGTTCACTATCACCGTAGCTAGAAAATACCTACAAACTCGTTGGGGACTTGCATCTGGAAGACAAGATTCTACTTTATTAGTGGCGCTATCTAATGAACCTGCTTCTCGTCTTGCTAATGAAGCTGAGGCAAAAAGTTTCTTAGATACAAATGCTCAAAAATATGCTGCTATTGCTGGTGTTGATTTATCTGCTGCTGCTTCTGGTGCATCAACTGGTGGTACAGCTACAGCTGGCGCTGCCGGTGGTGCTACCATCGATGCTGCtcaatttgatgaattgacTAAAGATCATAAGGTTTTGGCTCGTCAACAATTACAAGTCTTAGCTCGTTACTTGAAAATGGATCTAGATAATGgtgaaagaaaattcttgaaagaaaaagatacCGTCAAGAGCTTACAAGATCAATTAGATTTTTTGACTGAAGAATTAGGTgaattttttgttaatgGATTATCCACTTCCTTTTCTCGTAAGAAGGCAAGAGTGTTCGATTCTTCCTGGAATTGGGCTAAACAATCCTTATTACATTTATATTTCGAAATTATTCATGGTGTCTTGAAGAATGTCGATAGAGAAGTGGTTAGCGAAGCGATTAATATCATGAACAGATCTAATGAAACTTTGATCAAATTCATGGAATATCATGTTTCTAATACCGATGAAACCAAAGGTGAAAACTATAAAATGGCGAAGACATTAGGTGaacaattaattgaaaactgTAAAGAAGTTTTGGATATGGATCCTGTTTATAAAGATATTTCTAAACCAACTGGTCCAAAGACTGTTATTGACAAGAATGGTAACATTAAATATACGGAAGAACCAAGAGAAAAGGTCAGAAAATTATCTCaatatattcaagaaatggCTCTTGGTGGTCCATTAACTAAAGAATCTCAAATTactattgaagaagatttgaCGCGTGTATATAAAGCGATCAATGCTCAAGCTTCTTCTCAACATATTTCTGATTCAACTAAATTGGAATTCGAAAAGCTATATGGTGAATTAATGACATTCTTGGCAAATTCCAAAGAAATTGACGCTTCTCAAACTACTCAATTAGCTGGTGGTGAAGGTGAAGAAGATACATTAGATACTGACTCTACAAAGGAAGTTGCCTCTTTACAAAAGAAATCTACCATTTCCAAAACTGTTTCATCAACTATTCCAAGGGAAACTGTTCCATTCTtacatttgaagaagaagttagCAAATGGTTCTTGGAAATACGACCGTCACTTATCCACTATGTTCTTGGATGGTTTAGAAAAGGCCGCCATCAATGGTGTCACTTTCAAAGACAAATACGTCTTAATCACTGGTGCCGGTAAAGGGTCTATCGGTGGTGAAATCTTACAAGGTTTATTACAGGGTGGTGCGAAAGTTATTGCCACAACACTCGGTGTTACGAAAGCCACTATGGATTATTTCCAATCTCAATATGCCAAATATGGTGGTAAGGGTTCCACTTTAGTCGTTGTTCCATTCAATCAAGGTTCTAAACTAGATTGTGAAgctttaattaattatatttatgatgatgaaaaggCTGGCGGTTTAGGTTGGGATTTGGATGCTATTATTCCATTTGCTGCTATTCCAGAAAATGGTATCGAAATTGATGGTATCGATTCCAAATCTGAATTTGCTCATAGAATTATGTTAACTAATATTTTCAGAATTATGGGTTGTgttaagaaacaaaaatctGCCAAGGGCATTGAAACAAGACCTGCTCAAGTTATCTTACCAATGTCTCCAAATCATGGTACATTTGGTGCTGATGGTTTATACTCTGAATCCAAATTATCTTTAGAAACGTTGTTCAACAGATGGCATTCTGAATCTTGGGCTAATCAATTAACCGTCTGTGGTGCTATTATTGGTTGGACCAGAGGTACTGGTTTAATGAgtggtaataatattattgcTGAAGGTATTGAAAAGATGGGTGTTCGTACTTTCTCTCAAAAGGAAATGGCGTTCAATTTGTTAGGTTTATTAACTCCTGAAGTTGTTAATTTATGTCAAAAATCCCCAGTTATGGCCGATTTGAATGGTGGTTTACAATTCTTGAAAGATTTGAAGGATTTCACTCGTAAATTACGTAGTGATTTGACTGAAACTTCAGAAATTAGAAAGGCTGTTTCTATCGAAACTGCTTTAGAACACAAGGTAGTCAACGGTGATAATGCTGATGCTGCTTACTCCAAAGTCGAAGTTCAACCAAGAGCCAATATTCAATTGGATTTCCCAACTTTAAAATCTTATAAAGATATCAAGGCACAAGTTGCTCCAGAATTAGAAGGTTTGTTAGACTTAGAAAAGGTTATTGTTGTTACCGGGTTTGCTGAAATTGGTCCATGGGGTTCTGCAAGAACTAGATGGCAAATGGAAGCCTATGGTGAATTCTCACTTGAAGGTTGTGTTGAAATGGCTTGGATGATGggtttaataaaatatcacAATGGTAATTTGAAAGGTCGTCCATACACAGGTTGGGTTGATGCTAAGACTAATGAACCTGTTGATGACAAGGATGTTAAGGCTAGATATGAAAAGTTTATTTTGGATCATGCTGGTATCAGATTGATTGAACCCGAATTATTTAACGGCTATAACccagaaaagaaacatatgatccaagaaattattgttgaagaaaatatggaaCCATTTGAGGCTTCAAAGGAAACTGCTGAACAATTCAAACATGAACATGGTGACAAGGTTgatatctttgaaattcCAGAAACGGGTGAATATTCTGTTAGATTATTAAAGGGTGCCACTCTATATATTCCAAAGGCCTTGAGATTCGATCGTCTAGTTGCTGGTCAAATTCCAAGTGGTTGGAATGCTAAAACTTACGGTATTtctgatgatattatttctcAAGTTGATCCAATCACTTTATTTGTCTTAGTCTCTGTTGTCGAAGCTTTTATCGCGTCTGGTATCAATGATCCGTATGAAATGTATCAATATGTTCATGTTTCTGAGGTTGGTAATTGTTCTGGTTCTGGTATGGGTGGTGTTTCTGCTTTACGTGGTATGTTCAAAGATCGTTACAAAGATGAACCAGttcaaaatgatattttacaaGAATCCTTTATTAATACCATGTCGGCTTGGGTTAACATGCTGTTAATTTCCTCATCTGGTCCAATTAAAACTCCTGTCGGTGCCTGTGCCACAGCTGTTGAATCTGTTGATATTGGTGCTGAAACTATTCTATCCGGCAAGGCCAAGATTTGTATTGTCGGTGGTTACGATGATTTCCAAGAAGAAGGTTCTTATGAATTCGGAAATATGAAGGCCACTTCTAACACCcttgatgaatttgaacaAGGTCGTTCCCCAGGTGAAATGTCTAGACCTGCAACCACAACACGTAACGGTTTCATGGAAGCACAAGGTGCTGGtatccaaattattatgaatGCTGATTTAGCTTTGAAAATGGGTGTCCCAATCTATGGTATTGTTGCTTTAACTGCTACTGCTACTGATAAGATTGGTAGATCTGTTCCTGCTCCAGGTAAGGGTATTTTAACTACTGCGAGAGAACACCACggtaatttgaaattccCAACACCATTATTGAACATTAAATACAGAAAAAGACAATTAGTTGCACGTGAAGTTCAAATTAAACAATGGGTTGAAAATGAACTTGAGTTATTGAAGTatgaagttgaagaagttTCTccagaagatgaaaaagaattcttcattgaacgtactaaagaaattgaaaaggaagCTGCTAAACAATTAAAGGCCGCTCAAAGTCAATGGGGTAACGAATTCTACAAAAATGATCCACGTATTGCTCCATTAAGAGGTGCTTTAGCAACCTATGGTTTAACTGTTGATGATTTAGGTGTTGCTTCCTTCCACGGTACTTCTACTAAGGCTAATGATAAGAATGAATCTTCCACATTGAACGAAATGATGAAGCATTTGGGTAGATCTGAAGGTAATCCGGTTATTGGTGTTTTCCAAAAGTTCTTAACTGGTCATCCAAAGGGTGCTGCTGGTGCTTGGATGATGAATGGTGCTTTACAAATTCTAAACAGCAGTGTCATCCCAGGTAATAGAAATGCTGACAACATTGATAAAGTTTTAGAACAATATGAATATGTTTTATTCCCATCTAAATCTTTGAAGACTAACGGTGTGAAGGCTGTCTCTATCACGTCCTTCGGTTTTGGTCAAAAGGGTGCTCAAGCTATCGTTATTCATCCAGATTACTTATATGCTGCTATTGATGAATCCagatataatgaatatgCCCAGAAGGTTACCAACAGAGAAAAGGCAGCTTACAAGTATTTCCATAATGGTATGATTAATAGCAAGTTATTTGTCAGTAAGGAACATGCTCCATATAGTGACGAATTAGAAGAATGTGTTTATTTGGATCCATTAGCACGTGTTACGCCTGACAAGAAGGATGGTGCATTGactttcaataataaatctattCAAAATGAAGGTAGTTATGCTACTGATTTGAACAAGGAAACTGCTGTTGTAGTTGGTGAATTGACTAGAAATGCAGTtacatcttcttctaaagCTGATACTAATGTTGGTGTCGATGTGGAATTAATTACTAGTATTaatgttgaaaatgatacGTTTATCGAACGTAATTTTacaacaaaagaaattaaatatgCCAAGAGTCAACCAAGTATTCAAAGTTCCTTTGCTGGTATATGGTCTGCCAAGGAAGCTGTTTTCAAGTCCCTTGGTGTTAAGTCTCAAGGTGCTGGTGCAtcattgaaagatataGAAATTTCACGTGTCAACGGGAATGCACCTGTTGTCGTGCTACATGGTGAAGCTAAAGTTGCAGCGGACAAGGTGGGTGTTAGCAACGTAAAGGTTTCAATTTCTCACGATGATTTCCAATCAGTTGCTGTTGCCATTGCCACAAAGAAATAG
- the USV1 gene encoding Usv1p (similar to Saccharomyces cerevisiae RGM1 (YMR182C) and YPL230W; ancestral locus Anc_6.256), with the protein MSKENITDPQPKRIQKKKFCCTGYGECSMAFTRAEHLTRHIRKHTGEKPYHCGICSKNFSRIDNLKQHEDCVHHKGVSNCLSRGHKTTTNMKRRTKSTDFITGEKLEQKFKRQRGTQGINLMAPLPTPLSSSLPSSPNRTAPPTMPGSPVTMNFNYIGKSGSNNRGYFFNSIPSTSPLNSTDSQEDLPLIPKYIYYPPNGTSYIQYSFSKEQPSKHPTTTSSYNQINDYYLPKQMYNDIPLTALQQAPPTPLQQAPVAYNQNSRNFSSTSLNVNFPSMFNAITMPAALDNSSTNTTRIKRNVYDPIDKFQQLLDPGGSSNDDDTLRIEKNCIVDNETDKINLQVINDGKIHDENVEKNNGKRDNNNDNNNDNDNDNDNNESGKAKRLRVEYMLT; encoded by the coding sequence AtgtcaaaagaaaatatcacAGACCCTCAACCAAAGAGaattcaaaagaagaaattctGTTGTACTGGTTACGGGGAATGTTCAATGGCATTTACAAGAGCTGAGCATTTGACAAGACATATTAGGAAACATACTGGTGAAAAACCGTATCACTGTGGGATTTgttcaaaaaatttcagcagaattgataatttaaaaCAACATGAAGATTGTGTTCATCACAAAGGAGTGTCTAATTGTTTATCTAGAGGCCATAAAACTACCACAAATATGAAACGAAGAACTAAAAGCACTGATTTCATTACAGGAGAGAAATTGGAACAGAAGTTCAAAAGACAAAGAGGAACTCAAGGTATTAATTTGATGGCACCATTACCAACAccactttcttcttctttaccTAGCTCTCCGAATCGTACTGCACCTCCAACCATGCCTGGATCACCCGTTACAATGAATTTTAACTACATTGGTAAATCCGGTAGCAATAATAGAgggtatttttttaatagtATTCCCAGCACCAGTCCCTTAAATAGCACGGATAGTCAAGAAGATCTTCCCTTGATTCcgaaatatatttattaccCACCAAACGGGACATCATATATCCAATATTCGTTTTCAAAAGAACAACCAAGTAAACATCCCACAACAACCTCATCTTACAATCAGATAAACGATTATTACCTTCCAAAACAAATGTATAATGATATACCGCTAACTGCATTGCAGCAGGCCCCACCAACACCATTACAACAAGCCCCTGTAGCATACAATCAAAATTCAaggaatttttcttcaactaGTCTGAACGTGAATTTTCCATCGATGTTTAATGCTATTACTATGCCCGCAGCCCTTGATAACTCTTCAACAAATACTACAAGAATAAAACGTAATGTATATGATCCTATTGATAAATTCCAACAATTATTGGATCCGGGTGGTTCGAGCAACGACGACGATACCCtaagaattgaaaaaaattgtataGTAGATAATGAAACCGATAAAATCAATCTTCAAGTGATAAATGATGGAAAAATTcatgatgaaaatgttgaaaaaaataatggaaaacgtgataataataacgataataataacgataatgataacgataatgataataacgAAAGTGGTAAAGCAAAGAGACTACGTGTCGAATATATGCTTACATAG
- the CET1 gene encoding polynucleotide 5'-phosphatase (similar to Saccharomyces cerevisiae CTL1 (YMR180C) and CET1 (YPL228W); ancestral locus Anc_6.254), which yields MDVYFKLFYFNVTRLLLYQHQKTKIKAQHMHLKKDAEAVKVNVNYFPSHLSKGKKENNCTSTLNYTMSSKESKPSGKRALSLDDLVNHDDNDKVKLQKLGSDIKEDDNNNNNNNNNNNTTINGPATGSIDLLNSTTNTSSVMEISNPQPKGEIITTKQRGDEISPRLPPAETIDHHQDNNKLKSRTLSQMMEDGEDETDTDDDVVGNGEIKFDSPMAFDYEKQDRSSPLKTSPGPKKLVSTLKKEADLKPKESLEKKLDESKKTEGTNNKVEKSNVEEPISALNNEKTSSKAEKIDNIFEEKASLQSKKNNVKKDLQVLNEIRSVSRPSKYKNAPIWAQKWKPTVKALQNIDTKDFKIDSSFLNIIPDDDLTKSVQDWVYATIHSIAPDLRPFIELEMKFGVIIDAKGPDRVSPPISSQAIFTDMDSHLTPNVDESLFKELNKYIQGVSELNENSGKFSIIESHTRDSVYRVGLSTQRPRFLRMSTDVKTGRVGQFIEKRHVAQLLLFSPKDSYDGKISINLELPVPENDPPEKYLSQSPVSQRTKERISYIHNDSCTRIDITKVHNHNQGVKAKDVEVTHEIELEINTPALLSAFDNILNDSKEYASVIRTFLNNSTIIRRKLTSLSYEIFEGQKKI from the coding sequence ATGGACGtttattttaaattattttattttaatgTGACGCGCCTTCTTCTCTACCAACATCAGAAAACGAAAATAAAAGCACAACATATGCACTTGAAGAAGGATGCAGAAGCTGTAAAGGTGAACGTCAACTACTTTCCTTCACATCTCTCAAAGGggaagaaagaaaacaattgTACGTCCACTTTGAATTATACAATGAGTTCAAAGGAGTCGAAACCATCCGGAAAGCGTGCGTTATCTCTAGACGATTTGGTCAACCATGATGACAATGACAAAGTAAAACTTCAGAAACTAGGCTCtgatattaaagaagatgataataataataataataataataataataataataccactATAAATGGGCCCGCCACTGGATCCATTGACTTGTTAAACTCTACTACTAATACTAGTAGCGTTATGGAAATCAGCAATCCTCAACCAAAAGGTGaaattattactactaAACAGCGTGGTGATGAGATATCTCCAAGATTACCGCCAGCTGAAACCATTGACCATCATCAAGATAAtaacaaattgaaatcaagaACCCTTTCACAAATGATGGAAGATGGAGAAGATGAAACTGACAccgatgatgatgttgtaGGAAATGgagaaatcaaatttgaTTCCCCTATGGCTTTTGATTACGAGAAGCAAGATAGGTCATCACCTTTGAAAACCTCTCCTGGTCCAAAAAAACTGGTATCTacattaaagaaagaagcTGATTTAAAACCAAAGGAATCCTTGGAGAAGAAACTTGACGAGTCTAAAAAAACTGAAGGAACTAACAATAAAGTTGAAAAGTCCAATGTAGAAGAACCTATATCCGCTTTAAATAATGAGAAAACATCATCCAAAGCAGAAAAGatagataatatatttgaagaaaaggcTTCATTACAAtctaagaaaaataatgttaaGAAAGATCTTCAGGTATTGAACGAAATTCGTTCCGTATCAAGACCaagtaaatataaaaatgcCCCCATTTGGGCTCAAAAATGGAAACCAACAGTAAAAGCGTTACAGAATATAGATACTAAAGATTTTAAAATTGATTCGTCTTTCttaaatattattccagatgatgatttaacTAAATCGGTTCAAGATTGGGTCTATGCCACTATACATTCTATTGCACCCGATTTAAGACcgtttattgaattggaaatgAAATTTGGGGTTATTATAGATGCTAAGGGACCAGATCGTGTATCACCCCCAATATCATCTCAGGCAATCTTTACAGATATGGATTCACATTTGACTCCTAATGTCgatgaatcattatttaaagaattgaataaatatattcaaggTGTTAgtgaattaaatgaaaattcaGGAAAGTTCAGTATAATTGAATCTCATACGAGAGATTCGGTGTACAGAGTTGGGCTCTCAACTCAAAGACCGAGGTTTTTAAGAATGAGTACAGATGTTAAGACTGGACGTGTGGGGCAATTTATAGAGAAGAGACATGTAGcacaattattattattttcaccAAAGGATAGTTATGATGGCAAGATTTCTATCAATTTAGAACTTCCCGTACCGGAAAATGACCCGccagaaaaatatttatctcAAAGTCCAGTGAGTCAGAGAACCAAAGAACGTATTAGTTATATTCATAATGATTCATGTACAAGGATCGATATTACGAAGGTGcataatcataatcaaGGAGTGAAGGCGAAGGATGTGGAAGTAACGcatgaaattgaattagaaataaataCACCTGCCTTATTGAGCgcatttgataatattttaaatgataGTAAAGAATATGCTTCTGTCATTAGAACATTCCTGAACAATAGTACGATTATACGTAGAAAATTAACGTCCTTATCCTATGAGATATTTGAGGgccaaaagaaaatttaa
- the ALG5 gene encoding dolichyl-phosphate beta-glucosyltransferase (similar to Saccharomyces cerevisiae ALG5 (YPL227C); ancestral locus Anc_6.253), translating into MTLESIIDNLDWKTVLVTVTIGLLGSLYMLIYFLSHKPRAPHAEELQYMTINSSGEVVRGQLPSITSPTSDEDENGKDILLSVVVPSYNETERIFRMLNEAIKYLNESMSNRWEILIVDDGSKDGTTEYCLKLAEEDFKLTKGELRVLKLLENRGKGGAVREGMLHIRGRYGLFADADGASKFSDVEKLIASVKNMEKTKDQNAILPAIALGSRAHMVNTEAVIKRSFVRNCLMYGFHGLVYIFGIHSIKDTQCGFKLFNRKAIKDIFPYLHTEGWIFDVEILILAIRKNIRIFEIPISWHEVSGSKMDLAIDSIMMAKDLVVIRLAYFFGIYNDTKEV; encoded by the coding sequence ATGACGCTGGAATcaattattgataatttggatTGGAAAACTGTACTGGTGACTGTAACCATTGGGTTACTAGGTTCACTTTATATGCtgatatattttctctCACATAAACCGAGAGCCCCTCATGCTGAAGAATTACAATACATGACTATCAATTCCTCTGGAGAAGTTGTTAGAGGTCAATTGCCTAGTATTACGTCCCCTACCAGTGACGAAGACGAAAATGGCAAGGATATTTTGTTGTCTGTCGTTGTCCCAAGTTATAATGAAACTGAAAGGATTTTTAGGATGTTGAATGAGGCGatcaaatatttgaatgaatcCATGTCGAATAGATGGGAAATATTGATCGTAGATGACGGGTCTAAAGACGGTACCACTGAGtattgtttgaaattaGCGGAAGAGGACTTCAAACTGACTAAGGGAGAATTACGGGTATTGAAACTATTAGAAAATAGAGGTAAAGGTGGCGCCGTTAGAGAAGGTATGTTACATATTCGTGGTAGATATGGGTTATTTGCAGATGCTGATGGTGCAAGTAAGTTCAGTGACGTGGAAAAATTGATCGCTAGtgtgaaaaatatggaaaagACTAAAGATCAAAATGCTATACTGCCTGCAATTGCCCTGGGTTCAAGAGCTCATATGGTAAATACAGAAGCGGTTATTAAGAGATCATTCGTTAGAAATTGTCTTATGTACGGTTTTCATGGTTTAGTCTATATTTTTGGTATCCACTCCATTAAAGATACCCAATGTGGATTCAAACTTTTCAATAGGAAGGcaattaaagatattttccCATACTTACATACAGAAGGTTGGATCTTTGATGTagaaattttaatattagctattagaaaaaatattagaatTTTCGAAATCCCAATCTCATGGCATGAAGTCAGTGGTTCTAAGATGGATCTTGCTATTGATAGCATAATGATGGCAAAGGATTTAGTTGTCATTAGATTagcatatttttttggtatttATAACGATACTAAGGAAGTTTGA